The following proteins come from a genomic window of Streptomyces sp. NBC_01716:
- a CDS encoding YoaK family protein: MTPLGLMLALTFATGVVDAVGYLRLDQVFAGNMTGNVVILGMAATGGTDLPVLGPSVALVSFLVGAAVTGRVLRTAAPGWTHRCTGLLGGAGLVLAATALVLGVTGVGDPGTRASMAASLALAMGAQAATARHLAVKDVTTVVVTSTLTGLAADSRLGAARGQGAGRRAAAVTLIIAGAVAGAALCQVNEGLAVASAAFVVLAVTVLGHASARHPAATTTRLSTPPRYPATEGPRGRQHTYPRVRRQHQAYRRPLMPQQ, translated from the coding sequence GTGACGCCGCTCGGTCTGATGCTCGCCCTCACCTTCGCGACGGGCGTGGTCGACGCCGTCGGATACCTGCGCCTTGACCAGGTGTTCGCGGGCAACATGACCGGCAACGTGGTCATCCTCGGGATGGCGGCCACGGGCGGGACGGACCTGCCGGTGCTCGGTCCGTCCGTCGCGCTGGTGTCCTTCCTCGTCGGCGCGGCCGTGACCGGGCGGGTGCTGCGCACCGCCGCCCCGGGCTGGACCCACCGGTGCACGGGTCTGCTGGGCGGCGCCGGACTGGTCCTGGCGGCCACGGCGCTCGTCCTCGGCGTGACGGGGGTGGGTGATCCCGGCACCCGCGCGTCGATGGCGGCGTCGCTCGCACTCGCGATGGGGGCGCAGGCGGCGACGGCCCGCCACCTGGCGGTGAAGGACGTCACCACCGTGGTCGTGACCTCCACGCTGACCGGTCTCGCTGCGGACTCCCGGCTGGGAGCGGCGCGCGGTCAAGGGGCAGGGCGCCGAGCCGCGGCCGTCACGCTCATCATCGCCGGTGCGGTCGCCGGTGCGGCGCTGTGCCAGGTGAACGAAGGTCTCGCGGTGGCGTCGGCGGCGTTCGTCGTGCTGGCCGTGACCGTCCTCGGCCACGCGTCGGCTCGCCACCCGGCGGCGACCACAACTCGACTGTCCACGCCCCCCCGCTACCCCGCCACCGAAGGCCCGCGCGGGCGGCAGCACACGTACCCCCGCGTAAGGAGGCAGCACCAGGCGTACCGCAGACCCCTTATGCCCCAGCAATGA
- a CDS encoding MFS transporter translates to MTTTLAPPVPIGKAAVGALGMLAVATGALESVVTPTLPLLQRELDMSPAEGALLSIVLLITGALITPVAGKFGDRYGGKRVLIRLMAVVCAGGLVSALAPNLPVLLLGQVLQGAMVGALPLSFILVRKHLPEGESKVAIGVVSGLFVGGGMAGTLSAGPVAEQLSRHWMFALPTFAVIGSTVLVSRLMPEDPPGGSDDGGIDWPGLALLSGTLVTLMLVLALAPDIASRPLVLLALLGVLAAFVYGWTAVERRAASPMVDLRMLARPAVWKSCVLTFVICVGTSAAVYLVPQLFAVPSDEYGFGAGATAIGFFLLPGAVAASLAGPIGGIGARRFGSRAVVIAGVVIMAFGLLAMAAVHTESWHLVVGKALVALANGLCVTALVTTTATSVDQNDTGIATSLVLVTRVIGFAVGVQLSGALLTAATPAGSDVPAESAFVTGFVIAGALTALSLLVVRTMNKGVKE, encoded by the coding sequence ATGACCACAACCTTGGCTCCCCCGGTCCCCATCGGGAAGGCCGCTGTCGGGGCCCTCGGCATGCTGGCGGTCGCCACCGGTGCCCTGGAGTCGGTGGTGACACCGACGCTCCCGCTCCTGCAACGCGAGCTGGACATGAGCCCGGCCGAAGGGGCGCTGCTCAGCATCGTGCTCCTCATCACCGGCGCGCTGATCACACCGGTCGCCGGCAAGTTCGGCGACCGCTACGGCGGGAAACGGGTCCTGATCCGGCTGATGGCGGTGGTCTGCGCCGGCGGTCTGGTCTCCGCCCTGGCGCCGAACCTGCCGGTGCTGCTGCTCGGCCAGGTACTCCAGGGGGCGATGGTGGGCGCGCTGCCCCTGTCGTTCATCCTGGTCCGAAAACACCTTCCCGAGGGTGAGTCGAAGGTCGCCATCGGGGTGGTCAGCGGGCTGTTCGTGGGTGGCGGGATGGCGGGAACGCTGTCGGCCGGGCCCGTGGCGGAACAGCTGTCCCGGCACTGGATGTTCGCGCTGCCGACGTTCGCGGTCATCGGGTCCACCGTGCTGGTGAGCAGGCTGATGCCGGAAGATCCGCCGGGCGGCTCGGACGACGGCGGGATCGACTGGCCCGGCCTGGCGCTCCTGAGCGGGACTCTGGTCACACTCATGCTCGTGCTCGCGCTGGCGCCCGACATCGCCTCGCGGCCACTGGTGCTCCTGGCCCTCCTCGGGGTCCTGGCCGCCTTCGTGTACGGATGGACAGCAGTCGAGCGCCGTGCGGCCTCGCCGATGGTCGATCTGCGCATGCTGGCGCGGCCCGCGGTGTGGAAGTCGTGTGTGCTGACCTTCGTCATATGCGTCGGTACCTCGGCGGCGGTCTATCTCGTACCGCAACTGTTCGCGGTGCCCTCCGACGAGTACGGATTCGGGGCCGGCGCCACCGCGATCGGCTTCTTCCTGCTGCCCGGCGCCGTGGCCGCGTCACTGGCCGGGCCGATCGGCGGGATCGGGGCGCGGCGGTTCGGCTCGCGTGCCGTGGTGATCGCCGGGGTCGTGATCATGGCCTTCGGCCTGCTCGCCATGGCGGCCGTGCACACCGAGAGCTGGCACCTCGTCGTCGGCAAGGCGCTGGTCGCGCTCGCCAACGGCCTGTGCGTCACGGCACTGGTGACCACCACCGCCACATCCGTCGACCAGAACGACACCGGCATCGCCACCAGCCTGGTCCTGGTGACCCGCGTGATCGGCTTCGCCGTGGGTGTGCAGCTCAGCGGTGCGCTCCTCACCGCCGCGACCCCCGCCGGGTCGGACGTCCCTGCCGAATCGGCCTTCGTCACCGGCTTCGTCATCGCCGGCGCCCTCACGGCGCTGTCCCTGCTTGTCGTCCGCACCATGAACAAAGGAGTCAAGGAATGA
- a CDS encoding FAD-dependent monooxygenase: MTRTTRRREVLISGASIAGPTLAYWLNRYGYEVTVVEKAGTLRSGGYPIDVRGTALEVIRRMGVLPRLREAHIDLRRLTFLGGDGGQVASVHPHSVTGGVEGHDLEVRRGDLTDALYTAVRDDVEFLFNDSIDTLVQSDHGVDVTFHGGGSRRFDMVFAADGMHSRTREMVFGPEEQFHRYLGYCFAVFTMRNTFGLSHETVMWNTPGRAAALYAVGDHDDVHAFLNFARPQSPFEAFPDPKAQRALVADVFADAGWEVPGMLAAMHDADDVFFDAVSQIRMPRWSSGRVALVGDSAYAPSFLTGQGTSLALAGAYMLAASLADRDHTAGFAAYERDTREFVTLNQGLVGEGGATLFPTTAEALEQRNERLRGLRAIPTPEGRPAHSALTLPEPTPTA; encoded by the coding sequence ATGACCCGTACCACGAGGAGGCGCGAGGTCCTGATCTCCGGGGCCAGCATCGCGGGTCCCACCCTCGCGTACTGGCTGAACCGTTACGGATACGAGGTCACCGTCGTCGAGAAGGCGGGCACACTTCGCAGCGGTGGCTACCCGATCGACGTACGCGGCACCGCACTTGAGGTCATCCGGAGGATGGGCGTCCTGCCGCGCCTGCGGGAGGCGCACATCGATCTGCGCCGGCTGACCTTCCTCGGCGGGGACGGCGGCCAGGTCGCCTCGGTCCACCCGCACAGCGTCACCGGCGGTGTCGAGGGACACGACCTGGAGGTGCGGCGCGGGGATCTGACCGACGCCCTCTACACGGCGGTCCGTGACGACGTGGAGTTCCTGTTCAACGACTCCATCGACACCCTCGTCCAGTCCGATCACGGGGTGGATGTCACCTTCCACGGGGGCGGCAGCCGTAGGTTCGACATGGTGTTCGCCGCGGACGGTATGCACTCACGTACCAGGGAGATGGTGTTCGGTCCCGAGGAGCAGTTCCACCGGTATCTCGGCTACTGCTTCGCCGTGTTCACCATGCGCAACACCTTCGGGCTCTCCCACGAGACGGTGATGTGGAACACCCCGGGCAGGGCCGCGGCGCTCTACGCCGTGGGGGACCACGACGACGTGCACGCCTTCCTCAACTTCGCCCGGCCGCAGTCGCCGTTCGAGGCGTTCCCGGACCCGAAAGCGCAACGGGCCCTGGTCGCCGACGTGTTCGCCGACGCGGGTTGGGAGGTCCCGGGCATGCTGGCCGCGATGCACGACGCGGACGACGTGTTCTTCGACGCGGTCAGCCAGATCCGTATGCCCCGCTGGTCCAGCGGCAGGGTCGCGCTGGTGGGCGACTCGGCGTACGCGCCCTCGTTCCTCACCGGCCAGGGCACCAGCCTCGCGCTGGCCGGCGCGTACATGCTCGCCGCTTCCCTGGCCGACCGTGACCACACTGCGGGCTTCGCCGCGTACGAACGCGACACCCGTGAGTTCGTGACCCTGAACCAGGGGCTGGTGGGCGAGGGCGGCGCCACTCTCTTCCCGACCACGGCCGAAGCCCTGGAACAGCGCAACGAAAGGCTCCGCGGCCTCCGCGCCATCCCCACCCCGGAGGGCCGCCCGGCCCACTCGGCACTCACCCTGCCGGAACCGACGCCCACGGCGTAG
- a CDS encoding EamA family transporter — MAVYGASMAVMNVAYYCALGRLPLGVAATLLFLGPFVVAVASARAWREALLPAVGLAGVVLVTGPGGTVEWAGIAFGLLSALALACYTVFAQRVGRASNGLEGLTLSVCISATLLLPFSVPAAPGVNGSDWGMVAVSGAVGVALAFTLDFQAVKMATARVVATLFSLDPVMGALVGALALAESLSAPVIVGMGLIVSAGASATWRAESLQR; from the coding sequence ATGGCCGTCTACGGCGCGTCGATGGCCGTGATGAATGTGGCCTACTACTGCGCGCTGGGCCGCCTCCCGCTCGGCGTGGCGGCGACGCTGCTGTTCCTCGGGCCCTTCGTCGTTGCGGTCGCCTCGGCGCGCGCCTGGCGGGAAGCACTCCTCCCGGCAGTCGGCCTGGCGGGCGTCGTCCTGGTCACGGGGCCGGGCGGGACGGTCGAATGGGCCGGCATCGCCTTCGGACTGCTTTCGGCGCTGGCCCTCGCCTGCTACACCGTCTTCGCGCAGCGCGTGGGCCGAGCCTCCAACGGGTTGGAGGGACTGACCCTGTCGGTCTGCATATCGGCGACCCTGCTGCTCCCCTTCTCCGTACCCGCCGCTCCAGGCGTGAACGGGTCCGACTGGGGCATGGTCGCCGTCTCCGGCGCCGTCGGCGTGGCCCTCGCTTTCACCCTGGACTTCCAAGCCGTGAAGATGGCCACCGCCAGAGTGGTCGCGACGTTGTTCTCCCTCGACCCGGTGATGGGCGCACTGGTCGGAGCCCTCGCCCTCGCCGAAAGTCTCTCCGCACCGGTGATCGTCGGCATGGGACTGATCGTGTCAGCCGGTGCCTCAGCGACGTGGCGTGCTGAATCCCTCCAGAGGTAA
- a CDS encoding TetR/AcrR family transcriptional regulator: protein MEQDIAEATVRTSARDRLLDAADELFSRDGIALTSVDQVLHHAHVAPGTLYAHFSGKDGLIAAALRRRLDRWERIWQEAVDAAATPAEKLLALFDAVSTYRCLYTPGRGCAFLATSTELPDLDHPARAVITAESTLLLTRLNQLAETVTTDDPAALAGDVLLVYDGAMAGLLRGRTPDPLGHGRTLASRLIQNAIEAHQDRV, encoded by the coding sequence ATGGAACAGGACATCGCCGAAGCCACGGTCCGAACGTCCGCCAGAGACCGGCTGCTGGACGCCGCCGACGAGCTCTTCTCCCGGGACGGCATTGCCCTCACCAGCGTCGATCAGGTGCTGCACCACGCCCACGTCGCCCCCGGCACGCTGTACGCGCACTTCAGCGGAAAGGACGGTCTGATCGCAGCCGCGCTGCGCCGACGCCTGGACCGCTGGGAACGGATATGGCAGGAGGCCGTTGACGCCGCGGCCACGCCCGCCGAGAAGCTCCTAGCCCTCTTCGACGCGGTCTCCACCTATCGGTGCCTGTACACCCCGGGCCGTGGGTGCGCCTTCCTCGCGACCAGCACTGAGCTGCCCGACCTCGACCATCCCGCCCGCGCCGTGATCACGGCAGAGTCCACGCTCCTCCTCACGCGGCTGAACCAGTTGGCGGAGACCGTCACCACCGACGATCCCGCCGCCCTGGCGGGCGACGTACTGCTCGTGTACGACGGAGCCATGGCCGGCCTGCTGCGAGGGCGGACACCAGATCCCCTTGGCCATGGCCGTACGCTGGCAAGTCGCCTGATCCAGAACGCGATCGAGGCACATCAAGACCGCGTCTGA
- a CDS encoding NACHT N-terminal Helical domain 1-containing protein — translation MEPAVIGARLASSVVSPLFRKLFLNGVPEAGVVDKSVRGSRFVAVRDEQRTLSDKARHRTAEELVARAVGRNVAVVPSPPKLITLLPSSSPTPSVRHLHD, via the coding sequence ATGGAACCCGCTGTCATCGGGGCGCGCCTCGCGTCCAGCGTTGTGAGTCCGCTGTTCAGGAAGCTCTTCCTGAACGGGGTCCCAGAGGCGGGAGTCGTTGACAAGTCTGTTCGTGGCTCTCGGTTTGTGGCAGTCCGGGACGAGCAGCGGACCTTGTCCGACAAGGCACGGCACCGGACAGCTGAGGAGCTGGTCGCACGCGCCGTGGGGCGAAATGTGGCGGTCGTGCCCTCACCGCCGAAACTCATCACCTTGTTACCGAGTTCCAGCCCCACCCCTTCTGTCCGCCACCTGCATGACTGA
- a CDS encoding metallophosphoesterase, translated as MSTLAQEITVAGTSVVVAAATHRYLYLRLVKNITASPRLRRAGQITAVALTALVPAGVLTAQYADPTRIAWLVRPVFAWVACAAYLLLVLAVLEVPAYLTTRSLRRRPHVTRHTPAPHTKNTREPQPVPAIGEADPAGHKAEAGHKAGGPAVPAPCPDPPTMAGRRLVLARSVALLATATATATTGYGFHRGLGPPDIKTVPINLRRLHPSLDGMRVTMASDLHLGPFFGRAHTARNVRLINGTSPDIVAIVGDLSDGSAEDLAGHADPLARLASTHGTYFVTGNHDYRYDVDAWIDTLTEFGITTLRNTRTLITHRGGAIDLAGVTDVEGERHHDTPDYDKALADRDASHPVVLLAHQPVQVHEAARHDVDLQLSGHTHGGGFFPGNLLAPLTQPVTAGLATFDTTQLYVSRGVGASLPPIRVGAPPDITVLELRSAR; from the coding sequence ATGAGCACCCTCGCGCAAGAGATAACCGTCGCCGGTACGAGCGTTGTCGTCGCGGCCGCCACCCACCGATACCTCTACCTGCGGCTCGTCAAGAACATCACCGCCTCCCCCCGGCTGCGCCGCGCTGGGCAGATCACCGCGGTGGCGCTGACCGCCCTGGTCCCCGCCGGTGTACTGACAGCCCAGTACGCCGACCCCACACGCATCGCGTGGCTCGTCCGGCCGGTGTTCGCCTGGGTCGCGTGCGCCGCCTACCTCCTGCTCGTCCTCGCCGTCCTCGAAGTTCCGGCGTACCTCACAACGCGCTCGCTACGACGGCGCCCCCACGTAACCCGTCACACGCCCGCACCGCACACGAAGAACACGCGCGAGCCGCAACCGGTCCCGGCGATAGGCGAGGCGGACCCGGCCGGACACAAGGCGGAGGCCGGACACAAGGCGGGCGGCCCGGCCGTACCCGCTCCATGCCCCGACCCGCCGACGATGGCCGGCCGCCGCCTCGTACTCGCCCGCTCGGTCGCCCTGCTGGCCACAGCGACCGCCACCGCCACCACCGGCTACGGCTTCCACCGCGGCCTGGGACCACCCGACATCAAGACGGTGCCCATCAACCTGCGCCGGCTCCACCCGTCACTCGACGGCATGCGCGTCACCATGGCCAGCGACCTGCACCTCGGCCCCTTCTTCGGCCGCGCCCACACCGCCCGCAACGTCCGCCTGATCAACGGCACTTCGCCCGACATCGTCGCGATCGTGGGCGACCTCTCCGACGGCAGCGCCGAAGACCTCGCCGGACACGCGGACCCGCTGGCACGACTCGCGTCCACCCACGGCACCTACTTCGTCACCGGCAACCACGACTACCGCTACGACGTCGATGCCTGGATCGACACCCTCACCGAATTCGGCATCACCACCCTGCGCAACACCCGCACCCTGATCACACACCGGGGCGGAGCCATCGACCTGGCCGGCGTCACCGACGTCGAAGGCGAACGTCACCACGACACTCCTGACTACGACAAGGCCCTCGCCGACCGCGACGCCTCCCACCCCGTCGTTCTCCTCGCCCACCAGCCCGTCCAGGTGCACGAAGCAGCCCGACACGACGTAGATCTCCAGCTCTCCGGACACACCCACGGCGGAGGCTTCTTCCCCGGGAACCTGCTAGCCCCCCTGACGCAGCCGGTCACAGCAGGACTGGCCACCTTCGACACCACCCAGCTTTACGTCTCACGCGGGGTCGGGGCCTCCCTCCCACCGATCCGAGTCGGAGCCCCACCAGACATCACGGTGCTCGAACTGCGCAGCGCCCGGTGA
- a CDS encoding response regulator transcription factor, whose product MTTVLVVDDQTLQRLGFRMLLEAQPDMTVVGEAAHGHDAVRMTAELRPDVVLMDIRMPGLNGIEATRRISASGARSRVLVLTTFDLDEYAYEALRAGAAGFFLKDARPEELVVGIRAVAAGDCVTSPSLTRRLINAFTTSRPQQHLDPVHLSREQQRQLALLTEREREVLAAVACGSSNAEIAAQLHLAESTVKSHVSRILAKINVRDRVQAVIFAYDVGLARPN is encoded by the coding sequence ATGACCACCGTCCTCGTCGTCGACGACCAGACCCTGCAGCGGCTCGGCTTTCGCATGCTGCTCGAAGCCCAGCCCGACATGACCGTCGTCGGCGAAGCCGCCCACGGACACGACGCCGTCCGCATGACCGCCGAACTGCGCCCCGACGTCGTGCTCATGGACATCCGCATGCCCGGCCTCAACGGCATCGAGGCCACCCGCCGCATCTCCGCATCGGGCGCCCGCTCCCGCGTCCTGGTTCTGACCACCTTCGACCTCGACGAGTACGCCTACGAAGCCCTGCGCGCGGGGGCCGCGGGCTTCTTCCTCAAAGACGCACGCCCCGAGGAACTGGTGGTCGGGATCCGCGCGGTGGCCGCCGGAGACTGTGTCACCTCACCGAGCCTGACCCGCAGGCTGATCAACGCGTTCACCACCTCACGGCCCCAGCAGCACCTCGACCCGGTCCATCTCAGCCGCGAGCAGCAACGACAACTGGCCCTCCTCACCGAGCGGGAACGCGAGGTACTCGCCGCCGTCGCCTGCGGATCGTCCAATGCCGAGATCGCCGCCCAACTCCATCTGGCCGAGTCCACGGTGAAGTCCCATGTCAGCCGCATCCTCGCCAAGATCAACGTCCGCGACCGCGTCCAGGCGGTCATCTTCGCGTACGACGTCGGTCTGGCCCGCCCCAACTGA
- a CDS encoding sensor histidine kinase translates to MPEPINPVPASRTAMHAARLPRSLTSDPDQRVAVSIISGLAAWRMLDQQHPQLRRWALPAFCSLLALPSLLNPANRAHLPSEIALTLAYTVPLLWRERHPGLVFALTTIASVLALPLHVLNGADAARIVALYNVSRYGTPRQLAAACTITAAQLIMWASAFWGSGHLQHAKRPEMITLLTMLAVTACAGLALTGRLAKAYIVALEIERDQQARLAAARERTRVSREMHDILGHTLAVIVGLADGAAALAKIRSERSADTLHIIADSGREALAELRRLLIVIDDRALETDVPLAPQPTLEDLTALLTRVRAAGPAATLRTEGDLTALSKGVQLTAYRIVQEALTNTLKHAASNTRVQVNVTTDGSTVHVSVEDCGPPRRADTEHPSGQGLVGMRQRAALYQGRISAGPTPSGGWRVHTALSTPTVAMEKHLT, encoded by the coding sequence ATGCCCGAGCCGATCAACCCGGTGCCCGCCTCCCGGACGGCCATGCACGCCGCCCGGCTGCCGCGCTCACTGACCAGCGATCCGGACCAGCGCGTGGCGGTGTCCATCATCAGCGGGCTTGCCGCATGGCGGATGCTCGACCAACAGCACCCCCAGCTGCGCCGGTGGGCCCTGCCCGCCTTCTGCTCCCTGTTGGCACTGCCCTCGCTGCTCAACCCGGCCAACCGCGCCCACCTGCCCAGCGAGATCGCCCTCACCCTCGCCTACACCGTGCCTCTGCTGTGGCGCGAACGGCACCCCGGCCTTGTGTTCGCCCTGACGACCATCGCCTCGGTGCTGGCCTTGCCCCTCCACGTACTCAACGGTGCCGACGCCGCCCGCATCGTCGCGCTGTACAACGTCAGCCGCTACGGCACGCCGCGCCAGCTGGCTGCCGCCTGCACCATCACGGCGGCACAACTCATCATGTGGGCCTCGGCGTTCTGGGGCAGTGGCCATCTCCAGCACGCCAAAAGACCCGAGATGATCACCCTGCTCACCATGCTGGCCGTCACCGCCTGCGCGGGCCTTGCCCTGACCGGGCGGCTGGCGAAGGCATACATCGTGGCCCTGGAGATTGAGCGAGACCAGCAGGCGCGGCTGGCGGCGGCGCGGGAACGCACCCGGGTGTCGCGCGAGATGCACGACATCCTCGGCCATACCCTCGCCGTGATCGTCGGTCTGGCCGACGGTGCCGCGGCCCTGGCCAAGATCCGGTCCGAACGCTCGGCCGACACCTTGCACATCATCGCCGACAGCGGGCGCGAAGCCCTCGCAGAGCTGCGCCGCCTCCTCATCGTCATCGACGACCGTGCTCTGGAAACGGACGTGCCGCTGGCGCCACAGCCGACTCTGGAAGATCTCACCGCGCTACTGACCCGTGTACGAGCCGCCGGCCCCGCCGCCACGCTGCGCACCGAGGGCGACCTGACCGCGCTCAGCAAAGGAGTGCAGCTCACGGCCTACCGCATCGTCCAGGAAGCGCTCACCAACACCCTCAAGCACGCAGCATCCAACACCCGCGTACAAGTGAACGTGACCACCGACGGCAGCACGGTGCACGTGAGCGTCGAAGATTGCGGACCGCCACGCCGCGCGGACACCGAACACCCCAGCGGCCAGGGCCTGGTCGGCATGCGCCAGCGCGCCGCCCTCTACCAGGGCCGGATCAGTGCCGGACCCACCCCCTCGGGCGGCTGGCGCGTACACACAGCTCTCAGCACCCCCACCGTCGCCATGGAGAAGCACCTCACATGA
- a CDS encoding MMPL family transporter, which yields MATFLYRLGRLAFRRRWRVLLAWVAVLVAAGIGISSVSGSTTDDFTLPGTQSQRAIDLLEAEFPQASASGATARVVVEAPDGEKLTSAAYKPQVEALVDELRTAPQVATVADPFSSGLVSASGGVAYAQVTYAVPQAEITTAASDALREVVRQGAEAGLSVSLGGNAVLDEGGSNAAELIGLLVAAFVLVITFGSLVAAGLPLLSAIVGVGIALCGITVASSFVDMASNAQTLALMLGLAVAIDYALFIVSRYRSELLRGHRPEEAVGRALGTAGSAVVFAGLTVIIALVGLSVIGIAMLTTMGLAAAFAITIAVLVALTLLPALLGFTGTRVANGRLTTRRMRAAERGRRTTMGVRWGRFVTRHPWKTLLASVVGLGVLALPALSLRLTLPDDSMAAPGSTQRMAYDTLSKGFGPGFSGPLTVVVDARSSDDPEAAAKDTTALLDGLADVATVRPPVFNQAGDVALITAVPGSSPTSQATVDLVADIRERGTAAEGDGGAQVMVTGTTALNIDVSAKLGEAMVPYLAIVVGLALILLLLVFRSLLVPLKAALGFLLSVVATLGVLVAVFQWGWLKDVFGVDETAPIVSLLPILLIGVVFGLAMDYEVFLVSGMREAYVHGASPTEAIVTGFRHGARVVTAAAIIMISVFAGFLLDDVALVKSIGMGLAVAVLFDAFVVRMTIVPAVMTLLGDRAWSLPAWLDRILPNVDVEGEKLRHILDDRDRGAGVPAPAGQKPEPAAPVG from the coding sequence GTGGCCACCTTTCTCTACCGGCTCGGCCGGCTCGCCTTCCGGCGGCGCTGGCGTGTGCTGTTGGCCTGGGTCGCGGTGCTGGTCGCCGCGGGCATCGGCATCAGCAGCGTCTCCGGCAGTACGACGGACGACTTCACCCTTCCCGGCACCCAGTCGCAGCGGGCCATCGACCTGCTGGAGGCGGAGTTTCCGCAGGCGTCCGCCTCGGGTGCCACCGCCCGCGTGGTCGTCGAAGCGCCGGACGGCGAGAAGCTGACGTCGGCCGCCTACAAGCCGCAAGTGGAGGCGCTGGTCGATGAATTGCGCACGGCGCCGCAGGTGGCCACTGTCGCCGATCCGTTCTCCAGCGGGCTGGTGTCCGCCTCGGGCGGCGTCGCCTACGCCCAGGTCACCTATGCGGTGCCGCAGGCGGAGATAACCACCGCTGCCTCCGACGCTCTGCGCGAGGTGGTGCGGCAGGGTGCGGAGGCGGGCCTGTCCGTCAGCCTGGGCGGCAACGCGGTTCTGGACGAGGGTGGGAGCAACGCCGCGGAGCTGATCGGCTTGCTGGTCGCCGCGTTCGTACTGGTGATCACCTTCGGTTCGCTGGTCGCGGCCGGGCTGCCGCTGCTGTCCGCGATCGTCGGCGTCGGAATCGCACTGTGCGGGATCACCGTCGCCTCGTCGTTCGTCGACATGGCCTCCAACGCGCAGACGCTGGCTCTCATGCTGGGCCTGGCGGTGGCAATCGACTATGCCCTGTTCATCGTCTCCCGCTACCGAAGCGAGTTGCTGCGGGGCCACCGGCCGGAGGAGGCGGTGGGCCGGGCCCTGGGGACAGCGGGATCCGCGGTGGTGTTCGCCGGCCTGACGGTAATCATCGCTCTGGTGGGTCTCTCCGTCATCGGCATCGCGATGCTGACCACCATGGGGCTGGCCGCGGCATTCGCCATCACCATCGCGGTCCTGGTCGCCCTGACCCTGCTGCCCGCGCTGCTGGGCTTCACCGGCACGCGCGTGGCCAACGGCCGCCTGACCACACGCCGGATGCGCGCCGCGGAGCGCGGTCGCCGCACCACGATGGGCGTGCGCTGGGGCCGCTTCGTCACCCGCCACCCCTGGAAGACGCTCCTGGCCTCCGTCGTCGGCCTCGGCGTGCTGGCCCTCCCGGCCCTGTCGCTGCGGCTGACCCTGCCGGACGACAGCATGGCCGCCCCGGGCAGCACCCAGCGCATGGCCTACGACACCCTCAGCAAGGGCTTCGGGCCGGGCTTCAGCGGCCCGCTGACCGTGGTCGTCGACGCGCGCAGCAGCGACGATCCCGAGGCGGCGGCGAAGGACACCACCGCTTTGCTGGACGGACTCGCTGATGTCGCCACCGTGCGACCGCCCGTCTTCAACCAGGCCGGTGACGTCGCCCTGATCACCGCCGTTCCGGGCAGTTCCCCCACCAGCCAGGCCACCGTGGATCTGGTCGCCGACATCCGTGAGCGCGGCACGGCCGCGGAGGGGGACGGCGGCGCGCAGGTGATGGTGACCGGCACGACCGCCCTCAACATCGACGTCTCGGCCAAGCTGGGCGAGGCGATGGTCCCCTACCTGGCCATCGTCGTCGGGCTCGCATTGATCCTGCTGCTGCTGGTGTTCCGCTCGCTGCTGGTTCCGCTCAAAGCCGCCCTCGGCTTCCTGCTCAGCGTGGTCGCCACCCTCGGTGTACTGGTTGCCGTTTTCCAGTGGGGCTGGCTCAAGGACGTGTTCGGCGTCGACGAGACCGCGCCGATCGTCAGTCTGCTGCCGATCCTGCTGATCGGCGTCGTCTTCGGCTTGGCCATGGACTACGAGGTCTTTCTCGTCTCGGGCATGCGCGAGGCGTACGTCCACGGCGCCTCGCCCACCGAAGCCATCGTCACCGGCTTCCGGCACGGAGCCCGCGTGGTCACCGCAGCGGCCATCATCATGATCTCAGTGTTCGCCGGGTTCCTCCTCGACGACGTCGCCCTGGTGAAGTCGATCGGCATGGGACTCGCCGTTGCGGTCCTCTTCGACGCGTTTGTCGTCCGTATGACCATCGTCCCGGCCGTGATGACCCTGCTCGGCGACCGGGCCTGGTCGCTTCCCGCCTGGCTGGACCGGATCCTGCCCAACGTGGATGTGGAGGGGGAAAAGCTGCGCCACATCCTCGACGACCGAGATCGGGGGGCGGGCGTGCCCGCCCCCGCAGGCCAGAAACCGGAGCCGGCTGCCCCCGTCGGCTGA